Proteins encoded in a region of the Procambarus clarkii isolate CNS0578487 chromosome 28, FALCON_Pclarkii_2.0, whole genome shotgun sequence genome:
- the LOC138369350 gene encoding uncharacterized protein, whose product MADTHNPPPMSTTHHRCPQPTTHVHNPPPMSTTHHRCPQPTTDVHNPPTDVHNPPTMSTTHHRCPQPTTDVHNPPPMSTTHHRCPQPTTDVHNPPTDVHNPPPMSTTHHRCPQPTHRCPQPTNDVHNPPPMSTTHPPMSTTHPPMSTTHHRCPQPTHRCPQPTHRCPQPTTDVHNPPTDVHNPPTDVHNPPTDVHNPPPMSTTHPPMSTTHQRCPPSVPGAEERRRRPGRSKTITGGYGGLRRKFT is encoded by the coding sequence atggctgacacccacaacccaccaccgatgtccacaacccaccaccgatgtccacaacccaccacccatgTCCATAACCCACCACCGATGTCCACAACCCACCACCGATGTCCACAACCCACCACCGATGTCCACAACCCACCCACCGATGTCCACAACCCACCAACGATGTCCACAACCCACCACCGATGTCCACAACCCACCACCGATGTCCACAACCCACCACCGATGTCCACAACCCACCACCGATGTCCACAACCCACCACCGATGTCCACAACCCACCCACCGATGTCCACAACCCACCACCGATGTCCACAACCCACCACCGATGTCCACAACCCACCCACCGATGTCCACAACCCACCAACGATGTCCACAACCCACCACCGATGTCCACAACCCACCCACCGATGTCCACAACCCACCCACCGATGTCCACAACCCACCACCGATGTCCACAACCCACCCACCGATGTCCACAACCCACCCACCGATGTCCACAACCCACCACCGATGTCCACAACCCACCCACCGATGTCCACAACCCACCCACCGATGTCCACAACCCACCCACCGATGTCCACAACCCACCACCGATGTCCACAACCCACCCACCGATGTCCACAACCCACCAACGATGTCCACCTTCGGTTCCCGGTGCTGAAGAGCGTCGCCGCCGCCCCGGCCGGTCCAAGACTATTACAGGTGGTTATGGGGGATTACGCCGGAAATTTACATGA